From a single Pelmatolapia mariae isolate MD_Pm_ZW linkage group LG20, Pm_UMD_F_2, whole genome shotgun sequence genomic region:
- the LOC134618756 gene encoding proteolipid protein 2-like: MADTTASGSPSCVERLKSYVKTPKGLTLAAEILVSFIIIICYASSWCGGYTTLPICEMTFSTIFFVIFMMDLDKQFLGINWVWTDLFRAAVGAVLYIITSLISLIRGSGDGACIAGAVFGLIAGLIFAYDTYTIYLQIQSKRQNSAAPTDDRV; encoded by the exons ATGGCCGATACAACTGCTTCCGGCTCTCCCAGCTGCGTGGAGAGGCTGAAAAGCTACGTGAAGACCCCGAAAGGGCTCACCCTGGCAGCAGAAATA CTTGTCagttttatcatcatcatctgctATGCTTCTTCCTGGTGTGGAGGCTACACTACGTTGCCCATATGTGAGATGACCTTCTCCACGATCTTCTTCGTCATCTTCATGATGGACTTGGACAAGCAGTTCTTAGGGATCAACTGGGTCTGGACT GATCTGTTCCGTGCTGCGGTTGGTGCCGTCCTCTACATCATCACCTCTCTGATCAGTCTCATTAGAGGATCTGGGGATGGAGCTTGTATCGCAGGCGCG GTGTTTGGCTTGATCGCTGGGCTGATATTTGCATACGACACCTACACAATCTACCTCCAAATCCAAAGTAAAAGACAGAACTCAGCTGCTCCAACTG atgACAGAGTTTAA
- the LOC134618758 gene encoding proteolipid protein 2-like, translating to MADTTASFSPSCVERLKSYVNTPKGFTLAAEILVSFIIIICYASSWCGGYTTLPISEMTFSTIFFVIFMMDLDKQFLGINWVWTDMFRAVVGAVLYIITSLINLIGGSRDGACITGAVLGLFAGLIFAYDSYTIYLQIQSNRQHPAAPTDGKV from the exons ATGGCCGATACAACTGCTTCCTTCTCTCCCAGCTGCGTGGAGAGGCTGAAAAGCTACGTGAATACCCCGAAAGGGTTCACCCTGGCAGCAGAAATA CTTGTCagttttatcatcatcatctgctATGCTTCTTCCTGGTGTGGAGGCTACACTACGTTGCCCATATCTGAGATGACCTTCTCCACGATCTTCTTCGTCATCTTCATGATGGACCTGGACAAGCAGTTCTTAGGGATCAACTGGGTCTGGACT GATATGTTTCGTGCTGTGGTTGGTGCCGTCCTCTACATCATCACCTCTCTGATCAATTTGATTGGAGGATCTAGGGATGGAGCTTGTATCACAGGCGCG GTGTTAGGGTTGTTCGCTGGGCTGATATTTGCATACGACAGCTACACAATCTACCTCCAAATCCAAAGTAACAGACAGCACCCAGCAGCTCCAACTG atgGCAAAGTTTAA
- the sypb gene encoding synaptophysin b, producing the protein MDVVNQLVAQGQFTIIKQPLGFIKALQWIFAIFAFSTCGSYSGMFKMSVECSNRSESDLGIEVEFEYPFRLHQVYFDAPTCKGGDKERLFLVGDYSSSAEFFVTIGVFSFLYSMAALAAYCFILEKYRENNKGAQIDFVVTAVFAFMWLVSSCAWAKGLSDVKTATDPERVITLIQACEERENKCREIHDPKVSGLNTSVAFGFINLILWIGNLWFVFKETGWKAAFAGTYVPSQEKQPAPDSYAQEGYGQQDPYAGSQGGYQPDYGQQGGYNEDGGYNQGYDQQPTSYSNQM; encoded by the exons ATCTTTGCAATCTTCGCTTTCTCGACATGTGGAAGTTACTCTGGCATGTTCAAGATGAGTGTGGAGTGCAGCAACCGCTCGGAAAGTGATCTAGGCATAGAAGTAGAGTTTGAATATCCATTCAG GCTCCATCAGGTTTACTTTGATGCACCCACTTGTAAGGGAGGAGACAAGGAGCGTCTGTTCCTGGTCGGGGACTACTCCTCTTCAGCCGAGTTCTTCGTCACCATTGGTGTCTTTTCCTTCCTCTACTCTATGGCAGCGCTCGCTGCATACTGTTTCATCTTAGAGAAGTACCGCGAAAACAACAAAGGGGCCCAGATT GATTTTGTTGTGACGGCGGTATTTGCCTTCATGTGGCTGGTATCTTCTTGTGCTTGGGCTAAAGGCCTCTCAGATGTGAAAACAGCCACTGATCCAGAGCGGGTCATCACTCTCATCCAAGCCTGTGAAGAACGAGAAAATAAGTGCCGTGAGATCCATGACCCCAAGGTCTCCGGCCTCAACACCTCTGTG GCTTTTGGTTTCATCAACCTTATCCTGTGGATTGGAAACCTCTGGTTTGTCTTCAAAGAGACCGGTTGGAAGGCCGCTTTTGCTGGAACGTATGTCCCATCACAGGAGAAGCAGCCCGCCCCAGATTCCTATGCCCAGGAAGGCTATGGACAGCAGGACCCCTATGCCGGCTCCCAGGGAGGTTACCAGCCCGATTACGGCCAGCAGGGAGGCTACAATGAGGATGGAGGTTATAACCAGGGCTATGACCAGCAGCCTACCTCTTACTCTAATCAGATGTGA